The proteins below come from a single Gossypium raimondii isolate GPD5lz chromosome 2, ASM2569854v1, whole genome shotgun sequence genomic window:
- the LOC105789226 gene encoding non-specific lipid transfer protein GPI-anchored 7, producing the protein MAQKMLMMAVLVILGTKIATFTAADPTCLQSLMSCAPYFNNATLQLKGDCCNPLRQAVATELTCLCSLINNSTLLSSFNINIPIPAALRITRGCGVTDKMNGCIPATLTPAPSPSATSPKAAPLITRR; encoded by the exons ATGGCTCAAAAGATGTTGATGATGGCGGTCCTTGTGATATTGGGGACGAAGATAGCGACATTTACGGCTGCGGATCCGACTTGTTTGCAGAGCTTGATGTCTTGTGCTCCTTACTTCAACAACGCCACTCTCCAACTGAAAGGCGATTGCTGTAACCCTCTCAGACAAGCCGTCGCTACTGAACTTACTTGCCTTTGCAGCCTCATTAATAACTCTACTTTGCTTAGTTCTTTCAACATCAACATCCCCATCCCTGCAGCTCTTAGGATCACTCGTGGCTGCGGTGTCACTGATAAGATGAACGGCTGCATCCCCG CTACTCTCACCCCTGCTCCTTCCCCATCAG CTACTTCTCCCAAGGCTGCTCCACTCATCACCAG gaggtGA
- the LOC105789223 gene encoding non-specific lipid transfer protein GPI-anchored 7 — protein MAQKMMMMAVLVILGTMMATFTVAQETCAQSLVPCAPYLNNATAQPQDDCCNPIKQAVETQLTCLCNLFNDPTLLSSFNVTVSEALRIARECGVTTDLSACNNATSPTSAPPPPGESGGADRIVLTGITTLFLFLASIALY, from the exons ATGGCtcaaaagatgatgatgatggcgGTCCTTGTGATATTAGGGACGATGATGGCAACGTTCACGGTTGCGCAAGAGACTTGTGCGCAGAGCCTGGTGCCTTGTGCTCCTTACCTTAACAACGCCACTGCACAACCGCAGGATGATTGCTGTAATCCTATCAAACAAGCCGTGGAAACTCAACTTACTTGCCTTTGCAACCTCTTTAACGACCCTACTTTGCTTTCATCTTTTAACGTCACCGTCTCTGAAGCTCTTAGGATCGCTCGTGAGTGTGGTGTCACTACAGATCTCAGCGCCTGCAACAACG CTACTTCTCCCACGTCTGCTCCACCCCCGCCAG GTGAAAGTGGAGGTGCTGATAGGATAGTATTGACCGGAATCACCACTTTGTTCTTATTTTTAGCGTCTATAGCGTTGTACTAA
- the LOC105789224 gene encoding 21 kDa protein translates to MEASSSHHGLAILFIVLTSQIALTLAYPPFLNDRNVEYIKSSCSTTTYPKLCYRSLSVYASSINTSPKLLVHTALNVTLRASKATSRLMVKISRFHGLEPRVAAAMADCIEVIGDSVDELQQSLGELGHISRSNISLTMSDVQTWVSAALTDEDTCMDGFAGNNMNGYAKTMARKRIIKVAHLTSNALALINNYASTQGYYLP, encoded by the coding sequence ATGGAAGCCTCATCTTCACACCATGGACTAGCAATCCTCTTCATCGTCCTCACTTCACAAATAGCTTTAACCTTAGCTTATCCACCATTTCTCAACGATAGAAACGTTgaatacatcaaatcttcatgCAGCACCACAACATATCCCAAATTATGTTACCGGTCCCTCTCAGTCTATGCGAGCAGCATCAACACCAGCCCCAAATTGTTAGTCCACACTGCACTCAATGTAACTCTTAGAGCCAGCAAAGCGACTTCGAGGTTGATGGTAAAGATCTCGAGATTCCACGGTTTGGAACCAAGGGTAGCAGCCGCCATGGCTGATTGTATCGAGGTGATCGGGGACTCGGTGGATGAGCTGCAACAGTCGTTAGGGGAACTCGGTCACATTAGTCGCTCGAACATTTCACTAACGATGAGCGATGTTCAAACATGGGTTAGTGCGGCACTGACAGATGAGGATACTTGTATGGATGGATTTGCTGGGAACAACATGAATGGATATGCAAAGACAATGGCGAGGAAACGTATCATTAAAGTTGCACATTTGACAAGCAATGCCTTGGCTCTCATTAATAATTATGCCTCAACTCAAGGTTACTATTTACCTTAA